A window of Candidatus Tanganyikabacteria bacterium genomic DNA:
GCGTGGCGGTGATCGGCATGGGCCGCAGCGGCATGGCCGCGGCGCGGGTCCTGGTGGAACTCGGCGCCAGGGTCTTCCTCTCGGACTCGCGCAAGTCCGAGGAGCTCGGCGACCTGCTCGAGCAGGTGCCCGACGGCGTGGAGGTCGAGACCGGCGGCCACAGCGCGTCGTGCGCGGCCGCCGACGTCATCGTGGTATCGCCCGGCGTCCCGAAGTCGCTGGCCGTCCTGCAGGCCGCCGAGGCCGACGGCGTCGAGCTGATCGGCGAGATCGAACTGGCATGGCGCCTGGCCGAAGCGCCCATCGTCGCCATCACCGGCACCAACGGCAAGACCACGACCACGACGCTGGTCGGCGAGATCCTGCGGGAAGCCGGCTGGGAAGCCCCGGTGGGCGGCAACATCGGCGTGCCGCTGGTGAGCCTGGTACGACAGAAGTCCCACGCCCTGGTGGCCGAGATCTCGAGCTTCCAGCTGGAGACGGCCGATCAGTTCCGGCCGCACGTGGGCGTCTTCATCAATTTCTCGGACGATCACCTCAACCGCCACGGCACGCGGGAAGCGTACTTCAACCTCAAGAAGCAGCTCTTCGCCCGCCAGCACGACGGCGACTACGCGGTCCTCAACGCCGATGATCCGGCGGTCGCCGCCCTCGCGCCGGAAGTGGCCGCACAGGTGATCCTCTTCTCGCGCCAGGGGTCGCTCCCCAGGGGCGTGTGCGTCGAAGGCGACGTGGTGTGCTGGAACCGCAGCAGCGGGCCCTTGCCGCTCTACCCCGTTACCGACATTCACCTGCGGGGCGAGCACAACGTCGAGAACTGCCTGGCGGCCACGGCCGCGGCCCTCGCCCTGGGCGTGTCGCCGCCGATCATCGCCCGCGCCGTCGCGGCGTTCCGGGGCGTCGAGCACCGCATCGAACCGGTGCGCACGCTGGCCGGCGTCCAGTGGTTCAACGATTCGAAGGGCACGAACTACGACAGCACCCTCAAGGCGATCACGTCGTTCGCCGAACCGCTCGTGCTCATCGCCGGCGGTCGCGACAAGGGCGGTGCCATCTCGCCGCTCATCGACGCGATCGCGAAACGGGTCGCCCACACGGTGCTGCTTGGCGAGGCGGCGCCTTATTTCGAGCGCGTGCTGCGCGCCGCCGGTTATCACAGCATCACCCTCGCGGCCGACCTGCCGGGGGCCGTGCAGACGGCTCGCGACCTGGCCCCGGCGGGCGGCGTCGTGCTGTTCTCGCCTGCCTGCACGAGCTTCGACATGTTCAACAACTTCGAAGAGCGGGGAGCCGCCTTCAAGGCCCTGGTGAGCGCCCTCGAGGAGGTGCCCGCATGACCGACGCCAGCGCCCTGGCGCGCCTGCCCAGGTCGCGCCGCATGGACGGCGCCCTGCTGCTGCTCACGGTGGCCCTGGCGCTGCTGGGCTTCGTGATGGTGCTGTCGGCGTCGGCGCCCTCGGCGCAGTTCCGGCTCTCGGACAGCCTGTACTTCTTCAAGAAGCAACTGCTGTGGGGAGCGCTCGGCTTCGGCGCGATGGCGATCGGCACGGTGATGGCGCCCGACCGCCTGCGCCCCTTCTCCCGCCTGGCCCTGATCGGCGTGACGGTGCTGCTGGCCCTCACCTACATCCCGGGCATCGGCGTCGAGAAGCTCGGCGCGTCGCGCTGGCTGCACCTGGGCCCGCTGTCGCTGCAGCCCTCCGAACTCGCGAAACTGGCGCTCGTGCTCTACCTGGCCGACGTCCTGGCCCGCAAGCCGCGTAGCGCCTGGACCCTGCGGGACATGCGCCACGCGATCCTGCCGGTGGTGGGCCTGCTGGGCCTCGTCAACTTCCAGCCCGATCTGGGCACGACATTGGTCCTGACCGCCACGGTCTTTGCGATGTTCCTGTGCGCGGGCACTCCGCCGCTCTTCCTGCTTGCGTGGCTGGCTGCCGGAGCGGCCGGCGCCTGGTTCAAGATCCAGCACACGGCCTACCAGAAAGAGCGGCTCCTGGCCTTTCTGGACCCCTGGGGACACTCGCGGGACATCGGCTTCCAGATCACGCAGTCGCTGATGGCCATCGGCTCGGGCGGCATCTTCGGCACGGGCTGGGGCCAGGGGAAGCAGAAGCTGTTCTACCTGCCCATCCAGCACAGCGACTTCATCTTCTCGGTCCTGGCCGAGGAACTCGGCCTCATCGGCTCGGTGGTGGTCGTGTTGCTCTTCCTGGCGTTCGCCACCCGCGGCATGGCCATCG
This region includes:
- the murD gene encoding UDP-N-acetylmuramoyl-L-alanine--D-glutamate ligase, whose amino-acid sequence is MERVLRDWADRRVAVIGMGRSGMAAARVLVELGARVFLSDSRKSEELGDLLEQVPDGVEVETGGHSASCAAADVIVVSPGVPKSLAVLQAAEADGVELIGEIELAWRLAEAPIVAITGTNGKTTTTTLVGEILREAGWEAPVGGNIGVPLVSLVRQKSHALVAEISSFQLETADQFRPHVGVFINFSDDHLNRHGTREAYFNLKKQLFARQHDGDYAVLNADDPAVAALAPEVAAQVILFSRQGSLPRGVCVEGDVVCWNRSSGPLPLYPVTDIHLRGEHNVENCLAATAAALALGVSPPIIARAVAAFRGVEHRIEPVRTLAGVQWFNDSKGTNYDSTLKAITSFAEPLVLIAGGRDKGGAISPLIDAIAKRVAHTVLLGEAAPYFERVLRAAGYHSITLAADLPGAVQTARDLAPAGGVVLFSPACTSFDMFNNFEERGAAFKALVSALEEVPA
- the ftsW gene encoding putative lipid II flippase FtsW, translated to MTDASALARLPRSRRMDGALLLLTVALALLGFVMVLSASAPSAQFRLSDSLYFFKKQLLWGALGFGAMAIGTVMAPDRLRPFSRLALIGVTVLLALTYIPGIGVEKLGASRWLHLGPLSLQPSELAKLALVLYLADVLARKPRSAWTLRDMRHAILPVVGLLGLVNFQPDLGTTLVLTATVFAMFLCAGTPPLFLLAWLAAGAAGAWFKIQHTAYQKERLLAFLDPWGHSRDIGFQITQSLMAIGSGGIFGTGWGQGKQKLFYLPIQHSDFIFSVLAEELGLIGSVVVVLLFLAFATRGMAIAAGARSDFARLLATGITAYIVFQAFLNIAVVTSSVPTTGIPLPLMSFGGTSLLVTLFGVGLLLAISRKPGAESGSLGPPPRS